The Flaviramulus sp. BrNp1-15 genome has a window encoding:
- a CDS encoding amidohydrolase — translation MKHILFLFVFFGITNTYSQTTLNEQFNNIEAKVIEWRRDFHQNPELSNREFKTAEKIAKHLKSLGIEVKTGVAHTGVVGILKGNNPGKVIALRADIDALPVTERNDLEFKSEVVSEFLNKKTGVMHACGHDTHIAILMGVAEMLSKNKDKINGTVKFIFQPAEEGPPPGEEGGAKLMIKEGVLENPKVDAIFGLHISSEIPVNTIKYKTEGMMAAVERFVINVKGKQTHGSQPWSGVDPILISAKIIDGLQTIISREAKLTDEAAVITVGKITSGVRFNIIPESSEMIGTLRTLNPNMKKLIIRRMTEMTETIAKAYGGEATIKFENFTSITFNDVALVEQMLPTLKRVAGEKNVQTMKATTGGEDFSYFQEVVPGYYFYLGGKTPGNTESFPHHTPDFKIDESGLLLGVKTLTHITFDFLNN, via the coding sequence ATGAAACATATCCTATTTCTTTTTGTTTTCTTCGGAATAACAAACACCTACTCTCAAACAACACTGAATGAACAATTTAACAATATTGAAGCTAAAGTTATTGAATGGAGGCGTGATTTTCATCAAAATCCCGAACTATCAAACAGAGAGTTTAAAACGGCTGAAAAAATTGCAAAACACCTTAAATCTTTAGGAATTGAAGTAAAAACTGGAGTAGCTCATACTGGAGTAGTTGGAATTTTAAAAGGAAATAACCCTGGAAAAGTAATCGCCTTACGTGCAGATATTGATGCACTTCCTGTTACCGAGAGAAACGATTTAGAATTTAAAAGTGAAGTCGTTTCAGAGTTTTTAAATAAAAAAACTGGTGTTATGCATGCTTGCGGACATGATACACATATTGCTATTTTAATGGGTGTTGCTGAAATGCTTTCTAAAAACAAAGACAAAATTAATGGTACTGTAAAATTTATTTTTCAACCTGCAGAAGAAGGTCCGCCACCTGGTGAAGAAGGCGGTGCAAAATTAATGATAAAAGAAGGCGTTTTAGAAAACCCAAAAGTTGATGCTATTTTTGGATTGCACATTAGTTCTGAAATTCCAGTTAACACCATAAAATACAAAACCGAAGGCATGATGGCTGCTGTAGAGCGATTTGTGATTAATGTTAAAGGTAAGCAAACTCACGGATCTCAGCCATGGTCTGGTGTAGATCCTATTCTTATTTCTGCTAAAATTATTGATGGTTTACAAACTATTATTAGTCGAGAAGCAAAATTAACTGATGAAGCAGCTGTAATTACGGTTGGTAAAATTACAAGTGGTGTGAGGTTTAATATCATTCCTGAAAGTTCTGAAATGATTGGAACGCTTCGAACTTTAAACCCTAATATGAAGAAGTTAATCATAAGACGCATGACCGAAATGACGGAAACTATTGCTAAGGCTTACGGCGGAGAAGCAACTATTAAGTTTGAAAATTTTACATCTATCACCTTTAATGATGTGGCTTTAGTTGAGCAAATGCTTCCTACATTAAAAAGAGTTGCTGGTGAAAAAAACGTGCAAACAATGAAAGCTACAACTGGAGGTGAAGATTTTTCATATTTTCAGGAAGTAGTTCCTGGCTACTATTTTTATTTAGGCGGAAAAACTCCAGGAAACACAGAATCATTCCCTCATCACACACCAGATTTTAAAATTGACGAAAGTGGCTTACTTTTGGGTGTAAAAACATTAACACATATTACCTTTGATTTTTTAAATAATTAG
- a CDS encoding FMN-binding glutamate synthase family protein: protein MNTLLDFLTSVAWWGWILIVLAIIAIRDIFFQKAHTISHNFPIVGHLRYWLESIGPEMRQYFVANNREELPFNRIERGWIYASAKKENNYEGFGTDRDIYAHHHIFINNAMMPFKLPDNHPNKIDKTFLPCAKVMGEFNNRKKPYRPASVINVSAMSFGSLSAKAVESLNKGVKLADAYHNTGEGGLSPYHSHGGDVVFHFGTGYFGVRADDGGFSMEKMVKLVEDNPFIRAIEVKLSQGAKPGKGGVLPGKKITPEIAAIRGVEVGKDVLSPPNHKAFSNVPEMVDFIEKIAEATGLPVGIKAAIGKLEQWEELTDIMLKTGKGPDFITVDGGEGGTGAAPPSFADHVSLPWVYGFSDLYKLFKKKGLTERIVFIASGKLGFPAKAAMAFAMGADCINVAREAMMSIGCIQAQICHTNRCPAGIATQKKWTQNGINVPLKSERLAQYFKTFKKELIEITHACGYEHPCEFKMSDVDINVDDHNLSKELGRTYNYEKNPVPFKSMQTLKDCLYLGGIKNSHAQSN from the coding sequence ATGAATACATTACTTGATTTTTTAACAAGCGTTGCTTGGTGGGGTTGGATTTTAATTGTGCTCGCTATAATTGCTATACGCGATATTTTTTTTCAAAAAGCACATACTATAAGCCATAACTTTCCTATTGTCGGACATTTGCGTTATTGGTTAGAAAGCATTGGTCCAGAAATGCGTCAGTATTTTGTTGCTAATAACAGAGAGGAATTACCATTTAACCGAATAGAACGTGGCTGGATTTATGCTTCAGCAAAAAAAGAAAATAATTACGAAGGTTTTGGTACCGATAGAGATATTTATGCACATCATCATATTTTTATAAATAATGCGATGATGCCTTTTAAATTACCAGATAATCATCCTAATAAAATTGACAAAACCTTTTTGCCTTGTGCTAAGGTTATGGGTGAATTTAATAATCGCAAAAAACCATATCGTCCAGCTTCTGTAATAAATGTTTCTGCTATGAGTTTTGGCTCACTATCCGCGAAAGCAGTAGAATCATTAAACAAAGGAGTAAAACTAGCAGATGCATATCATAATACAGGTGAAGGTGGCTTATCGCCTTACCATAGCCATGGTGGAGATGTAGTGTTTCATTTTGGAACTGGTTATTTTGGAGTTCGTGCTGATGATGGCGGATTTTCAATGGAAAAAATGGTGAAATTGGTAGAGGATAATCCATTTATTCGAGCTATAGAGGTAAAACTATCACAAGGCGCAAAACCTGGGAAAGGTGGCGTTTTACCCGGAAAAAAAATAACTCCAGAAATTGCAGCTATACGAGGTGTTGAAGTTGGTAAGGATGTGCTATCGCCACCAAATCATAAAGCGTTTTCCAATGTACCAGAAATGGTTGATTTTATTGAAAAAATTGCTGAAGCTACCGGTTTACCAGTAGGTATTAAAGCGGCTATTGGAAAATTAGAGCAATGGGAAGAACTTACAGATATTATGCTAAAAACTGGTAAAGGTCCAGATTTTATAACTGTAGATGGTGGTGAAGGTGGTACAGGTGCTGCACCTCCTAGTTTTGCAGACCATGTATCATTACCTTGGGTTTATGGGTTTAGTGATTTGTACAAATTATTTAAAAAGAAAGGTTTAACAGAACGTATTGTTTTTATAGCTAGTGGTAAACTTGGTTTTCCTGCAAAAGCAGCTATGGCATTTGCTATGGGAGCCGATTGTATTAATGTCGCTAGAGAAGCTATGATGAGTATTGGCTGTATTCAAGCACAAATATGCCATACTAACCGATGTCCTGCAGGAATTGCAACGCAAAAAAAATGGACTCAAAATGGAATAAATGTTCCGCTTAAATCTGAGCGTTTAGCTCAATACTTCAAAACCTTTAAAAAAGAATTGATAGAAATTACACATGCTTGTGGATATGAACACCCGTGTGAATTTAAAATGAGTGATGTTGATATAAATGTTGATGACCATAATCTCTCTAAAGAATTAGGCAGAACTTATAATTATGAAAAAAATCCTGTGCCTTTTAAGAGTATGCAAACCCTAAAAGATTGCTTATATTTGGGTGGAATTAAAAATAGTCACGCACAATCAAATTAA
- a CDS encoding patatin family protein codes for MKALVISGGGSKGAYAGGVAQYLIQEEGRNYDMFLGTSTGSLLVPHLAAGKIDKIHQVFTNVNQNNIFSVNPFVLRKKGDREFVSIDFINTLWQFIKMKRTFGESKALRRHIRKHFTYEEYQLVKETKEDVVVTVANLSKNRAEYKSIKEFSYDEFCDWIWISCNYIPFMSLVKKNGFEYGDGGLGCVVPIREAILRGATEVDAVILESENMAYNKVLGKNPFSLMLNLFGHLLDQVERSDIIIGKLAAKNKDVKLNLYYTPSKLTENSLIFNKKLMTSWWQQGYFYAKEKYKEANSSELRMG; via the coding sequence ATGAAAGCACTAGTAATATCAGGTGGTGGCAGTAAAGGTGCTTATGCAGGCGGAGTCGCTCAATATTTAATACAGGAAGAAGGTAGAAATTACGATATGTTTTTAGGAACATCTACTGGAAGTTTGCTAGTACCACATTTAGCTGCTGGAAAGATTGATAAAATTCATCAAGTATTTACGAATGTAAACCAAAACAATATTTTTAGTGTTAACCCATTTGTGCTTCGAAAAAAGGGAGATAGAGAGTTTGTATCTATAGATTTTATAAATACGCTTTGGCAATTTATAAAGATGAAACGAACTTTTGGAGAAAGTAAAGCATTACGCCGTCATATAAGAAAGCATTTTACTTATGAAGAATACCAGCTAGTAAAAGAAACTAAAGAAGATGTAGTGGTTACGGTCGCAAACTTGTCTAAAAACAGAGCAGAATATAAATCTATAAAAGAATTTAGCTACGATGAATTTTGTGATTGGATTTGGATTTCATGTAATTATATTCCGTTTATGTCTTTGGTAAAAAAGAATGGTTTTGAGTACGGTGATGGTGGTTTAGGTTGTGTAGTTCCTATAAGAGAAGCTATTTTACGTGGTGCTACAGAAGTTGATGCTGTTATTTTAGAGTCTGAAAACATGGCTTACAACAAAGTATTGGGTAAAAATCCATTTTCTTTAATGCTTAATTTATTTGGACATTTGCTAGATCAGGTTGAACGTAGCGATATCATCATTGGTAAATTGGCAGCAAAGAATAAAGATGTAAAACTGAATTTGTATTATACACCATCTAAACTCACAGAAAATTCATTAATATTCAATAAAAAGTTAATGACTTCGTGGTGGCAACAAGGGTATTTTTATGCTAAAGAAAAATATAAAGAAGCAAATTCTAGCGAGTTACGAATGGGGTAA
- a CDS encoding patatin family protein, translating to MRALVISGGGSKGAFAGGVAQYLIENKGKEYDILIGTSTGSLLVSHLALKEVEKIKEVYTNVTQNDIFSVCPFNIKKKRGVETIGIHHFNVLKNFFQGSKTFGESHNLKALIKEKFTELEYVELIERKLDVSVTVSNLSLNQVEYKSIKDYSYEDFCEWIWISCNYTPFMSLVKKNGCEYADGGLGAMVPIEEAIKRGATEVDAIILQTEVTQLNRMPSINPFSLLTNMFSFMLDRIESQNIRIGKFVANNQNAIINFYYTPTVLTTNSLIFNKEKMTKWWKSGFNFAKHSNEETSQIETE from the coding sequence ATGAGAGCATTAGTTATTTCAGGAGGTGGCAGTAAAGGCGCATTTGCAGGTGGTGTGGCACAATATCTTATTGAAAATAAAGGAAAAGAGTACGATATTCTTATAGGAACATCAACAGGAAGTTTGTTAGTTTCTCATTTGGCTTTAAAAGAGGTTGAGAAAATTAAAGAAGTATACACCAACGTTACTCAAAACGATATTTTTAGTGTGTGCCCGTTTAATATAAAAAAGAAAAGAGGTGTTGAAACCATTGGTATTCATCATTTTAATGTATTGAAGAATTTTTTTCAAGGCAGTAAGACTTTTGGAGAAAGCCATAATTTAAAAGCACTCATAAAAGAAAAATTTACAGAACTTGAATATGTTGAGCTCATAGAACGAAAGTTAGATGTATCAGTAACAGTGTCTAATTTGTCGCTAAATCAAGTAGAATATAAATCCATAAAAGATTATAGCTACGAAGATTTTTGCGAATGGATATGGATTTCATGTAATTACACACCTTTTATGTCGCTTGTAAAAAAGAATGGTTGCGAGTATGCAGATGGTGGGTTAGGAGCTATGGTACCTATTGAAGAAGCTATAAAACGAGGAGCTACTGAGGTTGACGCTATAATATTGCAAACTGAAGTTACACAACTAAATAGAATGCCTTCTATAAATCCATTTTCATTATTAACAAATATGTTTAGCTTTATGCTCGATAGAATTGAAAGTCAAAATATAAGAATAGGAAAGTTTGTGGCTAATAATCAAAATGCTATTATAAACTTTTACTATACACCAACAGTTCTAACAACAAACTCATTAATTTTCAATAAAGAAAAAATGACAAAATGGTGGAAAAGTGGATTTAATTTTGCAAAACACAGCAATGAAGAAACAAGCCAAATAGAAACTGAATGA
- a CDS encoding M1 family metallopeptidase: protein MKLLFKCLMVCFSVFVNAQQTEYVDFKKVKSVILFNQINVDSTVFNSYEIKFDILKNTDSIYLDAINMKFQNVALNEKSINYKNDGKSLIIYNDFEASTSYKLNFLFFASPKKAMYFIDWDNEGGNKQIWTQGQGKYTSNWLPSLDDTNDKIEFDLTYVAPKGYEVISNGKMVSKTENPSYNLWEFDMEQPMSSYLVAVAVGKYDKKVEYSKNGIPLEMYYYPEDSLKFEPTYRYTKRMFDFLEEEIGVPYPWQNYKQVPVKDFLYAGMENTSVTIFTDSFVIDSIAFVDKNYVNVNAHELAHQWFGDLVTAKSGEHHWLQEGFATYYALLAEREVFGEDYYYWRLYEYAQELLEQDKAGGSTSLLNPKSSSTTFYKKGAWVLHILREKVGDEAFKKAVKTYLEKHQFATVETNDFIVEVEKASGQDLSEFVQKFLIDSEFFNVYLMKKALTMSIVEKMKRNTLSCKTRFEKSKTNINWSNTYPRIDGFSRVMAFRELFRDSIINKNKLIKSVLSSNDIKVRQEVAKTLTDIPLELKTDYESLLNDKSYITIEAALFNLWKNFPQERHKYFNKTKDIQGFSDKNVRMLWLALALITEDFEPENKKQFFDELTDYTSPKYGFEVRQNAFQYLSQIQACNEVCKDNLQQATKHHNWRFSKFAKALIKSM from the coding sequence ATGAAGCTACTTTTTAAATGTTTAATGGTTTGTTTTAGTGTTTTTGTAAATGCTCAACAAACTGAATATGTAGATTTTAAAAAGGTTAAATCTGTAATTCTTTTTAATCAAATTAATGTAGATAGTACAGTTTTTAATTCTTATGAAATTAAGTTTGATATTTTAAAAAACACAGATTCTATTTATTTAGATGCTATTAACATGAAGTTTCAAAATGTTGCATTGAATGAAAAATCGATAAACTATAAAAATGATGGTAAATCGCTTATTATTTATAATGATTTTGAAGCATCTACAAGTTATAAGCTTAATTTTCTGTTTTTTGCCTCGCCCAAAAAGGCTATGTATTTTATTGATTGGGATAATGAAGGAGGTAATAAACAAATTTGGACACAAGGTCAAGGAAAATACACCAGTAATTGGCTCCCTAGTTTAGATGATACAAACGATAAAATAGAATTCGATTTAACTTATGTTGCACCAAAAGGGTATGAGGTAATTTCTAATGGTAAAATGGTGTCAAAAACAGAAAACCCAAGTTACAATTTGTGGGAATTTGATATGGAACAACCAATGTCTAGCTACTTAGTTGCTGTGGCTGTTGGTAAATATGATAAGAAAGTAGAATACTCAAAAAACGGTATTCCTTTAGAAATGTATTATTACCCAGAAGATTCATTAAAATTTGAACCTACATATCGTTATACCAAACGCATGTTTGATTTTTTAGAAGAAGAAATAGGAGTGCCTTATCCTTGGCAAAATTATAAACAAGTTCCGGTAAAAGATTTTCTGTACGCAGGTATGGAAAACACAAGCGTAACTATTTTTACAGATAGTTTTGTAATAGATTCCATTGCTTTCGTAGATAAAAATTATGTAAATGTTAATGCACATGAATTGGCACATCAATGGTTTGGAGATTTGGTTACAGCAAAAAGTGGAGAGCACCATTGGTTACAAGAAGGTTTTGCGACCTATTATGCTTTGTTGGCAGAACGTGAGGTGTTTGGAGAAGATTATTACTATTGGCGATTATATGAATATGCGCAAGAATTATTAGAACAAGATAAAGCAGGAGGAAGCACCTCTTTGTTAAACCCTAAATCGAGCAGTACAACGTTTTATAAAAAAGGTGCTTGGGTTTTACATATCTTACGTGAAAAAGTAGGAGATGAGGCGTTTAAAAAAGCTGTAAAAACCTATTTGGAAAAGCATCAGTTTGCAACTGTTGAAACCAATGATTTTATAGTTGAGGTTGAAAAGGCTAGCGGACAGGATTTGAGTGAATTTGTTCAAAAATTTTTAATCGATTCTGAGTTCTTCAATGTTTATTTAATGAAGAAAGCATTGACAATGTCAATTGTTGAAAAGATGAAAAGAAATACGTTGAGTTGCAAAACTCGTTTTGAAAAGTCTAAAACAAATATAAATTGGAGTAATACGTATCCTAGAATTGATGGTTTTTCAAGGGTTATGGCTTTTAGAGAATTGTTTAGGGATTCAATTATTAATAAAAACAAACTTATTAAATCTGTTTTAAGTTCTAACGATATTAAAGTTAGGCAAGAAGTTGCAAAAACCTTAACCGATATACCTTTAGAATTAAAAACAGATTACGAATCCCTTTTAAATGACAAATCATATATAACCATTGAAGCTGCTTTATTCAACTTATGGAAAAACTTTCCACAAGAGCGACATAAATACTTTAATAAAACGAAAGATATTCAAGGGTTTAGTGATAAAAATGTACGTATGCTTTGGTTGGCTTTAGCATTAATTACAGAAGATTTTGAGCCTGAAAATAAAAAACAATTTTTTGATGAACTCACAGATTACACGAGCCCTAAATATGGTTTTGAAGTTCGTCAAAATGCCTTTCAATATCTAAGTCAAATTCAAGCTTGTAATGAAGTATGTAAAGACAATTTACAACAAGCCACTAAACATCATAACTGGCGGTTTTCTAAATTTGCTAAAGCGTTAATAAAATCAATGTAA
- a CDS encoding endonuclease, with protein MKIKKLLFCFTLFLIPFLGISQIPSYYNDVNLNQTGQSLQDELATKIISTHATFLSYTPGVWDALKQTDLDPNDNSKVLLIYGYNDNDGDPKSDRTRGVNMNGGNVGDWNREHVYAKSLGNPNLGTSGPGADAHHLRPSDTQWNSTRSNRKFTDGSGNAGIVGSFWYPGDEWKGDVARMMMYMYLRYGSQCLPVNVGEGNPVSGDANMIDLFLQWNVEDPVSAFEDQRNPILENIQGNRNPFIDNPAFATQIWGGPQAEDRFGSAPSDTDAPSVPANLVASNILETTIDLSWAASTDNVGVIAYDIYESGSYFTTVSSTSYQATGLTASTSYSFVVYARDAAGNVSGASNTVTETTNAPSGDTEAPTAPTSLSASNITQTTVNLSWIASTDNVGVVAYDVFVDGILNQSSANTSITVSGLVSNTSYAFTVYAKDAAGNTSGASNTVNATTLESTGGGTTSELLISEYVEGSSNNKAIEIANFTGASVDLSSYTLKRNVNGGSTWGAAYNLSGVIANQSVYVVANNSATTAIINVADATTTADALIFNGNDPVGLFKNDMLIDVVGVFNNGTANFAANTTLRRKSSVSNPSTTYTVSEWDSYATDTFDGLGSHTIDGGGSVSDTEAPTAPINVALSNITETTIGVTWTASTDNVGVTGYSVYVDGILNQSTANTNAIVTGLTVNTSYSITVYATDAAGNVSVSSASVNGTTLDLTAPSTPVNLSATNITQTTVDLSWTASTDNVGVVAYDVFVDGILNQSSVNTSITVSGLVSNTSYAFTVYAKDAAGNTSGASTTVNATTLENTGGGTTSELLISEYVEGSSNNKAIEIANFTGASVNLSGYSLKRNVNGGSTWGAAYNLSGVIANQSVFVVANTSATTTITNIANVTTTADALIFNGNDPVGLFKNDVLIDVVGIFNNGTANFAADTTLRRKSSVSNPSTTYSVSEWDSYATDTFDGLGSHSVEGTTGPEVLHEAYFESGWDNWSDGGSDCARYSGSRSFEGNYSIRLRDDSSSSIMTSETFDLTGYNSVDFEFNFYAYSMETGEDFFVKYYNGSSWVDIANYVSGTDFNNNNFYAASITLDSASYNFNSNSQFRIQCDASSNSDYIYIDQITIIGNGGVFAKSGSSKTNKDHNSLNYISFKDTSSEGLLDEFSVYPNPVSGSILNIHADSDFVNYRIVNLLGQSVKSGVLNNEIITVDSLKSGMYVIELSDGEEKVAKKFVKQ; from the coding sequence ATGAAAATTAAAAAACTACTATTTTGTTTTACCCTCTTTCTTATTCCTTTTCTGGGTATTTCACAAATTCCATCTTATTACAATGATGTGAATTTAAACCAAACCGGACAATCTTTACAAGATGAGTTGGCTACAAAAATAATAAGTACACACGCCACTTTTTTATCATACACACCCGGTGTTTGGGACGCCTTAAAGCAAACAGATTTAGATCCCAATGATAATAGCAAAGTGTTATTGATTTATGGATATAATGATAATGATGGTGATCCTAAATCAGACAGAACTAGAGGTGTTAATATGAACGGAGGAAATGTGGGTGATTGGAATAGAGAGCATGTTTATGCAAAATCGTTAGGGAATCCGAATTTAGGAACTTCAGGCCCTGGAGCTGATGCACATCATTTAAGACCATCAGACACACAATGGAATTCTACAAGAAGCAACAGAAAATTTACAGATGGCTCTGGTAATGCAGGGATTGTTGGAAGTTTTTGGTATCCAGGGGACGAATGGAAAGGTGATGTTGCACGAATGATGATGTACATGTATTTACGATACGGAAGCCAATGTTTACCTGTAAATGTAGGTGAAGGCAATCCTGTAAGTGGAGATGCAAATATGATTGATTTATTTCTACAATGGAATGTTGAAGATCCTGTTTCTGCTTTTGAAGATCAAAGAAATCCAATTTTAGAAAATATTCAAGGTAATAGAAACCCATTTATTGATAATCCAGCTTTTGCAACGCAAATTTGGGGAGGACCACAAGCTGAAGATAGATTTGGTTCAGCGCCTAGTGATACTGATGCACCTTCTGTACCAGCGAATTTAGTCGCTTCAAATATTTTAGAAACTACTATTGATTTGTCTTGGGCAGCATCAACAGATAACGTTGGTGTAATAGCTTATGATATCTATGAATCAGGTTCATATTTTACAACAGTAAGTTCAACAAGTTATCAAGCTACTGGTTTAACTGCAAGTACATCATATTCATTTGTAGTATATGCAAGAGATGCTGCTGGAAATGTTTCTGGAGCAAGTAATACAGTAACCGAAACAACAAATGCACCATCTGGTGATACTGAAGCTCCAACGGCACCAACTAGTTTATCGGCTTCAAATATTACTCAAACAACAGTTAATTTATCTTGGATAGCCTCAACAGATAATGTTGGAGTTGTTGCTTATGATGTTTTTGTTGACGGTATTTTAAATCAGAGTTCAGCAAATACAAGTATAACAGTTTCAGGATTGGTTTCAAATACATCATATGCGTTTACAGTTTATGCAAAAGATGCAGCAGGAAACACATCAGGGGCAAGTAATACTGTTAATGCTACTACATTAGAAAGTACAGGAGGTGGAACTACAAGCGAATTATTAATTTCGGAATATGTAGAAGGAAGTTCAAATAATAAAGCGATAGAAATAGCAAATTTTACAGGAGCAAGTGTAGATTTATCTAGTTATACTTTAAAACGAAATGTAAATGGCGGAAGTACTTGGGGGGCAGCTTATAATTTATCTGGAGTAATTGCTAACCAAAGTGTATATGTTGTGGCTAATAATTCTGCAACTACAGCGATAATTAACGTTGCCGATGCTACAACCACAGCAGATGCCTTAATTTTTAATGGAAACGACCCTGTGGGATTATTTAAAAACGATATGTTAATTGATGTTGTTGGCGTATTTAATAACGGTACAGCAAACTTTGCGGCAAACACAACTTTAAGAAGAAAAAGTAGTGTTTCAAATCCATCAACAACCTACACGGTATCAGAATGGGATTCTTATGCTACAGATACATTTGACGGATTGGGAAGTCATACCATTGATGGTGGAGGAAGTGTAAGTGATACAGAAGCTCCAACTGCTCCAATAAATGTAGCTTTATCTAATATTACAGAAACAACAATAGGTGTAACTTGGACAGCATCTACCGATAATGTAGGTGTTACCGGGTACAGTGTTTATGTAGATGGAATTTTAAACCAGAGTACAGCAAATACAAATGCAATAGTTACAGGTTTAACAGTAAATACATCATACTCGATAACGGTTTACGCAACTGATGCAGCTGGAAATGTTTCAGTATCTAGTGCATCGGTAAATGGAACAACACTAGATTTAACAGCGCCATCTACACCAGTAAATCTATCAGCAACAAATATTACCCAAACAACAGTTGATTTATCTTGGACAGCCTCAACAGATAATGTTGGAGTTGTAGCTTATGATGTTTTTGTTGACGGTATTTTAAATCAGAGTTCAGTAAATACAAGTATAACAGTTTCAGGATTGGTTTCAAACACATCATATGCATTTACAGTTTATGCAAAAGATGCAGCAGGAAACACATCAGGAGCAAGTACCACAGTTAATGCTACTACATTAGAAAACACAGGAGGTGGAACTACAAGCGAATTATTAATTTCAGAATATGTAGAAGGAAGTTCAAATAATAAAGCGATAGAAATAGCAAACTTTACAGGAGCAAGCGTAAATTTATCTGGTTATTCATTAAAACGAAATGTTAATGGCGGAAGTACTTGGGGTGCAGCTTATAACTTATCTGGAGTTATAGCTAACCAAAGCGTATTTGTTGTAGCAAATACTTCTGCAACCACTACAATAACTAACATTGCTAATGTAACCACTACGGCAGATGCCTTAATTTTTAATGGAAATGATCCAGTAGGATTATTTAAAAACGACGTATTAATTGATGTTGTAGGCATATTTAATAATGGTACAGCAAACTTTGCTGCAGATACAACTTTAAGAAGAAAAAGTAGTGTTTCAAATCCATCAACAACATATTCGGTATCAGAATGGGATTCTTATGCAACAGATACTTTTGACGGATTAGGAAGTCATTCCGTTGAGGGAACAACTGGTCCAGAAGTATTGCATGAAGCTTACTTTGAGTCTGGTTGGGATAATTGGTCAGACGGCGGAAGTGATTGTGCTCGTTATTCAGGGTCGCGTTCATTTGAAGGCAATTATTCTATTCGATTAAGAGATGATTCAAGTTCTTCTATTATGACCTCAGAAACTTTTGATTTAACAGGGTATAATTCGGTTGATTTTGAATTCAATTTTTATGCTTATAGCATGGAAACCGGTGAAGATTTCTTTGTGAAATATTACAATGGAAGTTCATGGGTTGATATTGCAAACTATGTAAGTGGAACAGATTTTAATAACAACAATTTCTATGCAGCTTCAATAACTTTAGACAGCGCCTCATATAACTTCAACAGTAATTCACAATTCAGAATTCAATGTGATGCTTCAAGTAATTCAGATTATATTTATATAGATCAAATCACTATTATAGGTAATGGAGGTGTATTTGCTAAATCTGGTTCAAGCAAGACGAATAAAGACCATAATTCTTTAAACTACATTAGCTTTAAGGATACGTCTTCTGAAGGTTTGCTTGATGAGTTTTCAGTATACCCAAATCCAGTTTCTGGTAGTATTTTAAATATACATGCAGATTCAGATTTTGTTAATTATAGAATAGTAAATCTTTTAGGACAAAGCGTAAAATCTGGCGTTTTAAATAACGAAATAATTACGGTAGATTCACTAAAATCTGGCATGTATGTTATTGAATTATCAGATGGAGAAGAAAAAGTAGCTAAGAAGTTTGTAAAACAATAG